The nucleotide sequence AATTTAATATATTTATTTGGGAGGCTTTATGAATAAAGAACAGCTTAGAGTACTGAAAGAACTTTTGGACTATATGAAAGTTGACGAGCAGAGACATTTTGGAGAATGTGGAAGGCCCAAAAAACATATATACAGAAATATTATGTACCTAGAAAAATATTTTAGAAGTAAGTCAGGGAATTATAAATTTATGAATAAATGAGAACATGAATAGAATTATTACTTACAATTTTGGGGAGAATTTAATTCAAAACCTGGCGGATTTTGTGGATAAGAACTATCTGCAGAAAAACCGGGATATCAGCCGGCTGGCTTTTGTATTTGGCGGAAAAAGGCCTTCGCTTTTCCTTAAAAAAGAATTAGCGAGGCGCTCAGGCAAAAGTTTCTTATCGCCGAAATTCTTTTCCATAAACGAATTCATCCAATATATTGTCCAGAAGAAGGACAATTATACTGCCCCTTCCGACCTGGATATGAGTTACGCAATCTATAATATTGCCAAAAAAACCGTCCCTGAGATTTTAAAAGGCAAAGAGAAATTTTCGCAGTTTATGCCCTGGGCCCGAGAAATATTGGCGTTTATTGACAAGCTTGACGTTGAAAATATAAAATTAGAATCCTTAAAAAACATTCAGTTTAAGGCGGAAATCGGCTATGATGTGCCTGAAACTATCAACAAACTGCTTGAAAATATAATTACTATCCGAAATTCTTTTCATAAAACGCTTACAGAAAACAAAACCTATTCAAACGGCATAATTTGTATGCTCGCTTCCCAGTATATAAAGGAAGCAAACTTTGACGAGTTTGATGATATCCTGTTTTGCGATCTCTTTTACCTTAACAAAACGGAACAAATTATTATAAAAGAGTTATACAATAAAGATAAAGCTATTCTTTTCTTCCAGGGAAGCCGGAAAGAGTGGCCGATTCTGGAAAATGCATCAAAAATATTTGGCTGTGAGATCGGAGCCGGCGCTAAAACGCATGATTCCGATTCAATTTTGGTTCATTCAGGATTTGACGTGCATTCGCAGGTATGCCTGGTGCGCGAAATACTGCAGAATATTTTAAAACAAAGCGGTGATCCTGAAAAAACAGTAATTGTCCTGCCGGATTCAAACAACGCTGTTCCGTTGCTTTCAGAAATAAGCTCAATAGTCAAAGAATTTAATGTTTCACTGGGATATCCTCTGCACAGGAGCTCGGTGTATTCGCTTTTTGAGCATATTTTTAGTTCACAAGCCACAAAAAACGCTGATGATTACTACACAAAAGACTATTTAAAAGCATTAAACCATCCTTTCACAAAAAATCTAAAGTTATTGGATGACTCCTCGGCAACTAGGGTAATTGTCCATAAAATCGAGGAGCTTCTGACCAGCTCAAAAGACAATTCTTTAAGCGGCCGACTGTTTGTTAAACTAAAAGATATTGAAAGTTCAAAAGAATTGTTTGGTTTAATCGCGGATAATCTTCAAAGTATGGGTGTAACGGTTAAAAAAGATGAAGTAGAAAATGTTATTGTTAAATTACATAATATTTTGTTTTATTCCTGGGAAAAAATAGATAATTTCAGGGAATTTTCTTTGAAACTTGGAGAATTCCTGGATAAACTGATGGATAGCGGCATGCTGGAGAAATATCCTCCGAATCTAAAAATCGTCGATAAACTCTTCTCAATCCGGGATGAATTGGGAAATTCGTCTTTTTGCAGTGAAATATTCGCCAAAGAAGATATATTTACAATTTTTAAAAGCAAAATAAGAAATGAAATAATTTCTTTTTCAGGTTCTCCGCTGAAGGGCCTGCAAATATTGGGGCTTTATGAAACCAGGGGCCTTAATTTTGAAAATGTAATCATAATGGATGTAAATGAATCTGTTTTACCGCGGCTCAGCGTTAATGAGCCCCTTATTCCGGGTGAAATTATGCTGAGCCTGGGTTATAACAGTTTGGAAAATGAGGAAGAGATACAGCATTATCATTTCAAACGCCTGATTTCAGCCGCGAAGCGTGTCCATCTGGTTTATAATGAAAATAAAAGCGATGATAAGGAAAAAAGCAGGTTTATCGAAGAACTGATATGGAACCGTCAGAAGGAAAAAGGCAAAATTGACGCCGTATCAATACAGAAAGCTGGTTTTAAAGCTGAAATCCAGCCAAGAAAAAAAGAAATAGAAAAAAACAGCAAAATAATAGACTTTCTGAAAGGCTATCCCTATTCGCCGACAAGTATTGACGCTTACCTTGAATGTCCGATGAAGTTTTATTACAAATATGCGCTTGGTTTGGAAGAAAAAGATGAACTGCTCGACGAACCTGAAAGCGCTGATGTGGGCAACTTTGTGCACAATTTGCTGGAAGAAACCTATAGAATGTTTGTGGGAAGCAAATTTTTAATTGATGATAAGTTTGAATCTTATTTCTTTAAAAGGTTTGACGAATATTTTGAAGAATTTTTCGGAAATAAAGTACGGGCGGGCGCTTTTTTACTGAAAGAAGTGCTGGAATACCGGTTAAAAAAGTATTTAAGGTATGAAAAGGAAGCCCGTCAGATTAAAATTGCCGGGTTAGGCGTTAACAAAATTCTAGCGCTTGAAAGAACTCTTAAAGAAACAATCAAATTGGATTGCGGTGATTTCAAATTCAATTTAAGAATAGACAGAATAGACCAATTGCAGGACGGCACCATCCTGATTGTGGATTATAAAACAGGCAGCGGCCTGAAAATACCCGCTAAAAAACTCTATGATGCGGGCCCGGAAGAGTTCCAAACGCGCGAAGACATCAGAAAAAAGATAAAATCGTTTCAATTGCCTTTATACGTGCATTTAGCGAAGGGAATTTATAAAACGGACTCAGTAAATGCAGGGCTTTATCTGCTGAAAGAAACCGGAATCAACTATTTGTTTGACGATAAAGCCGGCCCAAAGAGCCGTGAAATTTCAATGAAAATCTGCATGAGTTCACTCAATTTTATCTTATCAGAGATTTTAAACCCCGCAAAGCCATTTGCTATAAACGAAGAGGACACCCGAGCGTGCGAATACTGCCCCTTCACATACCTGTGCCGGTGAGGGAAGGATGCGCTTATCAGGGGCGCAAAAGGCATAGGGTTGCTGCGCACTGAATTTTTCTACATGGTATCAAAAGTTATGCCCACAATAGAAAATGAATACGAATTTTTAACTGTATATCCCACATGCCTTTCCTAGCAGGCAGAATGTGGGATTAATAAGGAAAAAATGAAAATAATTAAATTAATTCCGATTCTTGTAGCGCTCTTTCTTTTAAGTACGCCTGCTTTTT is from Elusimicrobiota bacterium and encodes:
- a CDS encoding PD-(D/E)XK nuclease family protein; translated protein: MNRIITYNFGENLIQNLADFVDKNYLQKNRDISRLAFVFGGKRPSLFLKKELARRSGKSFLSPKFFSINEFIQYIVQKKDNYTAPSDLDMSYAIYNIAKKTVPEILKGKEKFSQFMPWAREILAFIDKLDVENIKLESLKNIQFKAEIGYDVPETINKLLENIITIRNSFHKTLTENKTYSNGIICMLASQYIKEANFDEFDDILFCDLFYLNKTEQIIIKELYNKDKAILFFQGSRKEWPILENASKIFGCEIGAGAKTHDSDSILVHSGFDVHSQVCLVREILQNILKQSGDPEKTVIVLPDSNNAVPLLSEISSIVKEFNVSLGYPLHRSSVYSLFEHIFSSQATKNADDYYTKDYLKALNHPFTKNLKLLDDSSATRVIVHKIEELLTSSKDNSLSGRLFVKLKDIESSKELFGLIADNLQSMGVTVKKDEVENVIVKLHNILFYSWEKIDNFREFSLKLGEFLDKLMDSGMLEKYPPNLKIVDKLFSIRDELGNSSFCSEIFAKEDIFTIFKSKIRNEIISFSGSPLKGLQILGLYETRGLNFENVIIMDVNESVLPRLSVNEPLIPGEIMLSLGYNSLENEEEIQHYHFKRLISAAKRVHLVYNENKSDDKEKSRFIEELIWNRQKEKGKIDAVSIQKAGFKAEIQPRKKEIEKNSKIIDFLKGYPYSPTSIDAYLECPMKFYYKYALGLEEKDELLDEPESADVGNFVHNLLEETYRMFVGSKFLIDDKFESYFFKRFDEYFEEFFGNKVRAGAFLLKEVLEYRLKKYLRYEKEARQIKIAGLGVNKILALERTLKETIKLDCGDFKFNLRIDRIDQLQDGTILIVDYKTGSGLKIPAKKLYDAGPEEFQTREDIRKKIKSFQLPLYVHLAKGIYKTDSVNAGLYLLKETGINYLFDDKAGPKSREISMKICMSSLNFILSEILNPAKPFAINEEDTRACEYCPFTYLCR